One Mya arenaria isolate MELC-2E11 chromosome 5, ASM2691426v1 genomic window carries:
- the LOC128235289 gene encoding equilibrative nucleobase transporter 1-like translates to MELYRKFPKFCAGWCFVEILIFAGQLFGWTSIQFVLKKEGFYSELCQFENTAYERCVSEIINPDDVSSAQIEIFGTKGCDPNYLISRRNKTDLNKDSAGGFIFIGQSATNQTKGKYAFEQLKNEAEALTQSGEGSDDVLIRSEGARPTCYAQDARLNLWFSVAISFSYVACSVMGPILNKVGMRLFRVMLICTYIVGILCLGFAPKEIPWLIAPGLCCMGVAGMGLYATNIHISYLFPAVQSTITSVFVGFYDVSTVFTYLLKVCYESGISRGYYCLGLALVHLILVGISTCFLLPSNKLKPRSTDHANARKENPSAATYDKVPGPDGNCISEKEKFLKVKTQDHTADGRKVRALHSLCSIEYLLHVFWMCCHGLRFVTFLGFFSTWMGTKFGVNSIKENYYLGVFSYVTMGTAITAVTAGMLHDCQRRQYANRPKFQRKRLPIVLPLAVTSLLSIIITSLIFVQQEIFINIVFVVFTIYRSFLFSFEITFLNDVYPLQTFPVLFGVLHSSAGLAGLLQYPLFEWYKSHQLAPDHVNYFMIGLAVASFIHPLYIWISCRRHGEKGGKSDAIEVFV, encoded by the exons ATGGAGCTTTATCGAAAATTTCCAAAGTTTTGTGCCGGgtggtgttttgtggaaatactCATATTTGCTGGACAACTATTTGGATGGACATCAATACAATTCGTTTTAAAGAAAGAAGGTTTTTATAGTGAGTTATGTCAGTTTGAAAATACTGCATATGAGAGATGTGTTTCTGAAATAATCAATCCAGACGATGTCTCCAGTGCACAGATTGAAATATTTGGAACTAAGGGCTGTGATCCAAACTACTTAATTTCTCGAAGGAACAAAactgatttaaataaagatagTGCAGGTGGCTTTATTTTCATTGGCCAGTCAGCGACGAATCAGACCAAGGGGAAGTATGCCTTTGAGCAATTGAAAAATGAAGCTGAGGCTCTCACCCAATCAGGCGAAGGTAGCGACGATGTGTTAATAAGGAGTGAAGGAGCCCGACCGACTTGCTATGCTCAAGATGCAAGACTCAATTTATGGTTTTCTGTGGCCATAAGTTTTTCTTACGTTGCATGTTCGGTGATGGGTCCAATCCTAAACAAAGTCGGCATGCGGCTGTTTCGAGTGATGTTAAT ATGCACATACATAGTTGGTATCCTGTGTCTCGGATTCGCTCCAAAAG AAATCCCCTGGTTGATTGCACCGGGGCTTTGCTGCATGGGCGTCGCAGGAATGGGGCTCTATGCTACTAACATACAC ATATCGTATTTGTTTCCTGCCGTCCAGTCGACCATAACTTCAGTGTTTGTCGGCTTCTATGATGTGTCCACCGTATTCACCTATTTATTAAAG GTTTGTTACGAGAGCGGCATTTCCAGGGGATACTATTGTTTAGGGTTGGCGTTGGTGCACTTGATCTTGGTGGGAATCAGCACGTGCTTTCTTTTGCCCTCCAACAAATTAAAGCCACGAAGCACTGACCACGCTAATGCTAGGAAGGAGAACCCAAGTGCAGCAACGTATGACAAAGTGCCAGGTCCAGATGGGAATTGCATTTCAGAGAAAGAAAAGTTTCTGAAGGTCAAAACTCAAG ACCACACAGCAGACGGACGGAAGGTCCGTGCGCTCCATTCCCTGTGTTCTATCGAGTACCTGTTGCACGTGTTCTGGATGTGTTGCCATGGTTTACGCTTTGTAACATTTCTGGGTTTCTTCAGCACGTGGATGGGTACAAAATTTGGCGTGAATTCCATTAAAG AAAATTACTACCTTGGTGTGTTTTCCTACGTTACCATGGGAACAGCAATAACCGCCGTAACTGCGGGAATGCTTCATGACTGTCAAAGACGGCAATACGCGA ACAGACCCAAATTCCAAAGGAAACGTCTGCCGATCGTCCTTCCCCTTGCAGTTACATCTCTCTTGTCGATAATCATCACGTCTCTGATCTTCGTGCAACAGGAGATATTCATCAACATTGTCTTCGTGGTGTTCACCATCTACAGATCTTTCCTCTTCTCCTTTGAAATCACCTTCCTAAATGACGT GTACCCGTTACAAACATTTCCCGTGTTATTCGGAGTTCTGCATTCCTCGGCCGGGTTGGCTGGTTTACTCCAGTACCCTTTATTTGAGTGGTACAAGTCGCACCAGCTTGCTCCGGATCAC GTGAATTACTTTATGATCGGACTGGCGGTCgcttcatttattcatcctctGTACATTTGGATCTCATGCAGAAGACATGGCGAAAAGGGCGGCAAAAGTGACGCAATTGAGGTGTTCGTGTAG